The genome window GTGTCTCTCTATAGCCCTAGACTATTTATTACATATATGAAAGATGAGATTGAAGGCATGTGTGGCTCAATCTAGAAAGTGAATTGAATCAAATAGTTTACATGATGGTGTTGCCTTAAAGAGAATGATTTCGGATGTAACTCATTCCTACTCATAACGAAGAGTTGTAATGATGAAATAGATACCAATCTCATTCCTACACGTGATTGTATTATTGATGTTGTGTCATTCATACACAACTTCGGGTTGTGTGATGACTAAGAATGTTGTTAGAAGACGTGTGGTGAGATTCAAATTGATTAACCATTCCTATACGTATAATGAGGTGTATGGTGGTTAAATTATGAAATATGTGGCAATTGGACCCTTGTGATTATTCGGAAAATGAGAAAGGCTAGTGGTGAGTTACAATTCGAAGAGAATGACAAAATGATATTGACGGTGATTAAATTGACCCAGTATTCAGAGAAAAGTCATGTGAGGACATAACACTACTTCGTAGCTTATCCGGGTTTTGATTTGCCTGGTGCACCATTCCCAAGGCGTAGGGTTATTTTGCAGAGCAATGGGTAGAGGTTAGAGAAGAAGGTTGCAGGTTATGCAGCTGTGTGGGCATCGCATTAGAGAATAGGATTGCCACCCTTTGTTGTAAGCTATTTCCGCTAAGCTCTGATGTATATTATATGTATGAGTCTCAGTGACTCTTATGTATTTTATATTGTACTACTACTGTTTTACCGTCGCGTGTCGATTCCGAACATGTCGATCGGGGCATGACACTATTACATATATTGAAcatataaaatgcaaaatgaaaattttctattttctgtAAAGCCTataacaatttattgaaaaaaatgaaagtattcaacaagtctatTACAATatcttgaaaaaataaaatgcaaagtaaaagttatctattttttgtataggcgggtctaggcgggcgccttAGTAGGTCTAGGCgtcatttattaattttcaaattcctaggcattaatcggggcggtggcCAACCACTGGGCGCTGTTGGGATTTTTAGAGCTGTGGTTAACATGTTGACCCAAAACCTGTTATTTCTTTGTCGTTCAATGTCTGATTAACGGgtcgtgaaaaaaaaattgtctggTATTTGTGTAGAGTTCAATCTACTATACCCAAAACATTCCGTTCTTTCGACGTGTGTACTTTCATTTAACAACAATTTTGTGGTACTTGTCAACTGCCACCTACAAAGAATTGAAACTTTTGGTTATCCTTAACACTGACAAAAATCCATGACAATTGGTGGAAGAATTAGATTGAATGAGTTCGAAATTTTCAATCATAGATTTTTGTTCTTGCACCAAATTCTTTAATTCTGTGTTCTTGCAAAAAAGACTCGAGAAGTAGTTTTCGGACTTTTGAAGTTTGGCCCTTTGTTAAACTGAATGAAAGTTAAGAACAGAAATTTAAATTTCTTAAGTACCTTATTTAGATCTTGGTTTCGTTTTGAAAACTAAGCACATAGTTTgttaaatacaaaaatttatCCACtacattctttttttctttttctgttgttTTGAAACTTGTCTTTTCTGCAGACAGATTGCATACCAAGTATCGAAAGCCAAAATGGAGTCAGCTGCATCACTATTGATTGGGAAAATTGCGTTCATTCTTGAGAACGAAGCATCTTCCATAGCGGCAGTCCGTGATGAAGTTGATGAGCTTAAGCTGGAGCTCATAAGCATGAAATCTTTCTTAATAGATGCTGAAGGCAAGGAACCACAAACAGAAGCAGAGAAAACGTGGGTTACAAGCGTCAGAGATTTGACCTGCGATGCTGAAAATGTCATTGATGAGTTCATGTATCACATATATGACAAGAAGAGTGCGACTCCATTTGCAAAATTGCTCCACAGAACCATTTACTTTCCAAAGAATCTTTGGCATCAGCATCGAATAGccaaaaaattacagaaaatcacaaaaaagaTCAAAGCCATTCCAGAGAGGAATGAGAGATATGGTGTCTCTACAATAGAAGGAACAACTTCGGATAGTGTTCCCAGATGGGTGAAGAACAAAGCCGAGTCTTCTCTTTATATTATGGAAGACGAACTAATCGGGATTGAAGACAAGAAGCAAAGGTTAATGGGGTTATTGATGAATGGAGAGGAAAATGAAATGGTTGTGTCTATAGTCGGGATGGGAGGATCAGGCAAGACAACTCTTGTTGCCAATACCTTCAACAACGAAAATGTAAAGCGGCATTTTGACTGTTATGCATGGATCACTGTTTCTCAAACTTTTGTGATCGAAGACTTATTAAAAAATCTGATCAAGCAATTCCACcaaggaagaaaggaagagaTGACTGCACAATTGGATTCCATGAGTTACAAAGAATTGTTAGAGATGTTGTCGACATACTTGAAGTCTAAAAGGTACCTAGTTGTATTGGATGATGTGTGGGACATTAAACTTTGGCAAGAAATAAGGATACCACTTCTTAATAGACATCATGGAAGTCGAATCATGCTTACAACTAGAAAGAAAGACATAGCATTCTATTCTTTTGAAGTTGAAAGTCGTCCTATTGAAATTGAACCCTTGGGAAACAATGAAGCTTGGGAGCTCTTTAGCAAGAAAGCATTCTCAACTTACGATAATAAATCTTGTCCACCAGAGCTTGAATCCTTAGCATGGAAACTTGTGGATAAGTGTGAAGGCCTACCTCTGGCAGTGGTAACTTTAGGTGGTCTAATGTCTTCCAAGAGGTCATCATCGGAATGGAGAAGCGTATATAACAGCTTAAATTGGCACTTGACTAACCATCCTATGCTGGAactgttgtgctaggatagcaccaaactcgttggaaccaactcaagctaacccacaggaaatttatcaaatgaaaatgcaagaacaaaatataaaagacaccaagattttaacgaggttcctcaacagtcagtgtaactggagtacgtcctcggagcagtaggagctcacccaataatccactatcaaccaaatgggagtttacaaagtgttggcaatctcacaacccaaataacccaatacacccaatagctctcacacaccacagaaaccaatagagaaagaaatataatgaataatttcttctctatacatgtagctcaaagctattacaacaataacTATGATGGATGATTGCTAATAAAAAGAAGAgcacattcttcttcttttcaacAAAGGGTTGTTGCACCCTTTCTAATTTTCTGATGCTCTGCAGCTTGCACTCATTTTCTCTGcagctctcttctctcttctgctCAAAACTGAAATTGagctctccttttcttctctatcTACCGAAACAAAACAATGACTTATTATTTAAACCAAGCCATCACTTTCGGCTAATAAAAAaccacaaaagaagaaaaaacatcatcatgatgcctcctcatcatgatgtctttataattttataaccaaaagttttttcttttcctttttttaatagCCGAAAGTAATTGTTGTTTGGCCATAAtttaacaatctccaccttggccaaatTTCGAAAAcaccatgataagccaaccaacacaatcaacacaaaaaaatcactcccaaacactagTACGAGAACAACTCATAccgagccaaatgctccaaaactcctactgctcaacgccttctttatataggcataatgtgagccaagttcaaacaatgaacaaacttggctacaccaacaaccttagtcaacatatcagcggggttgtctttagttggaatcttctggagaatgatttccccttcaccaacaatttcacgaacaaagtgataacgcacatctatgtgcttggtcctcgcatgatgaacctgatacttagccaaataaatggcactctgactatcacaatgtacctccacctgcttctgatcaacccccaaatctctaatcagcccatgtatccaaatggcctcctttatagcttcagcaactgccatatattcagcctctgtagtagacaaggcaacagacgactgcaaaatagacctccaacaaactggccctttagccatagtaaacacatagcctgtagtagacttccttccatccagatcacctgcataatctgaatcaacataaccaactgcaaaatgaccaataccagagtcatctctctcaaagcataaaccaatatctcgagtaccatggagatacctcaatatccacttagctgcttgccaatgctctttacctggattatgcatatatcgactcaccatgccaactgcatgagcaatatccggtctagagcataccattgcatacatcaaactaccaaccaaatttgcatatggtatatttttcatttgcagcttctctttatcagttttaggacattgtagagaacttaatttaaaatgaggagccaaaggggtactaaccggtttggttgaatcatgaactccaaacttccgaatcaacttctcaaggtattgtctttgattcaaactgacgAAACCCTTtgctctatctctagtgatctccatgccaaggatcttcttcgcttcaccaagatccttcatctcaaactcattcttcatttgcttcttcaatttttcaatctcttcaacattttttgaggcaatcaacatatcatcaacatatatcaacaaataaatgaaagacccatcttgcaacttcttgaagtacacacaatgatcatattgacttctagaataattttggcctctcataaatttatcaaacctcaaataccattgtcttggagattgcttcaagccataaagtgatttcttcaatttgcaaaacaaattctccttccctttcactatatacccatccggttgacacatataaatctcttcattcaaatcaccatgtaggaaagccgtcttcacatcaagttgcacaagctcaagatcatactgtgcaacaagagctaacataatgcgaattgaggagtgcttcacaaccggagaaaagatttcattgtagtcaatgccctccttttgtgcataccctttagcaactaatcttgctttgaatctcacattgcttttctcatcagcatcttccttcttagcatacacccatttgcaaccgatagctttcttgcccttaggcaatttagctaactcccaagtcttgttcttcaagagagaattcatctcatcacccatggcattgcaccacctcttcttctcctcactctcaatggcTTCCTCGAAATTAGATGGAATATCatcagtgataataggaagagcaaaagaaacatagtcactataccgagctggcttggtaatttgtctctttcctctgtttttggcaatagactcttgaggtgaaacttgctcttcaacttgaatagaatcttcaagttcaacttcttcaacatcctcatggtctcccacttcttcacttgtagtggcttcgacatcagcggaaataggatttgaagtaccagatgcaactttctcaagctccacctgttggacatctttcacattcttctcagagactttgtacatactttcttcatcaaatgtcacatctctactaattaccagtttcttcatctctggacaccacaacctgtaacctttgacaccactactaaaaccaagaaagatagcctttttggctctaggatcaagtttattttcagttacatgaaaataagcaggtgaaccaaaaatacgaaTATGatcataatcagaagaaggttttccagtccatacctcaattggtgtcttaccctgaataGCAGCTGAAggtaaccggttgatgatgtgacatgcataattaactgcttctgcccaaaatgacttgcttaaacccgactgggacaacatacatctaacattctcaagcaaggttcgattcaatctttctgcaactccattttgttgtggagttccccgaacactgaaatgtctcacaattccttcttctttgcaaactttaaagaagggatcggatgtgtattcaccaccattatccgatctcaaaatcttaatctttctcccagtctggttctcaaccattttcttccaacccaagaaaatgctcaacacctcactcttgtgcttcatagtgtagacccaagaccttcttgaataatcatcaacaaaggtcacgaaccaatgtctaccactcaaagagggagtctttgtaggaccccaaacatccgaatgcacataatcaagaatgcccttcgtctgatgtacagcagtaccaaacttcactctagtttgcttccccaagacacaatgctcgcagaaatcaagcttacaagtcgtggcaccttttagaagaccttgtttcacaagcccttgtagagcttttTCACCGGCATgacctaatctcatatgccacaatttagtagtatctgaatcagatgtgcccatattttcagagactacatatgcttcacctgtcacagtgcttccctgcaataaatacaaatggccacatctaggagctttcatcacaacaagtgcaccataagtaactttcaatgtctgtccatctgaatgaaacctgaagcccttggattccagagtacccaaagaaataagatttttcttcaaattcggtacataccgaacacctgtcaactctttaaccatgccatcatgcaacttcaaacgaactgtaccaatcccttttgttgtgcaaggattatcatctcccatgaacacaacgccaccatcaaactctttcaagcttgaaaaccaatccttgtgaggagtcatatgatgagtacaacccgtatccaacacccacttagtagcacaatcaaatgatgaggaagtggttaaagcaaaatcagaaaaatctgtttcaacctcagcaacattagcttcagaactttctttgcctttggtcttcaatttaggacaatctttcttccaatgacccttattatgacaaaaggcacattcatccctttccaaaggttttctacctttagagtttcctctaggtcgagactgtgattttttcctgCTAGAAGATGACCTcctctccgatgatctacctctaacaaataaagcttcagaggtactatcatgatttttatctctatgcctcatttcataattcatcaaggcatttgacacatcttcaaatttcacagtttctttaccatgcataatagtggtaacaaaatgctcataagaatccggcaaggaattcaacaatattaaggccttatcttcatccttaatatcctcatctaaatttaacaagtcggcaatcaacttattaaaagcatcaaggtgtctaatcatttttgtaccttctttgtattggaagcggtagagctttttcttcaagtgtagccggttctctgcactctttgtcatatacttgtcttccaatttttgccacaacacacttgctaccgtctcccgcatcacaaaatacttctgagtttttgcaaggcacaaccgaattgaagagcaagcccacaaatttaatttctcccattccgacttcgacatagcttccggcttttctcccaaagcggcaagtagatcttgttgagccaacacatctttgacctcacattgccacatcccgaagttgtttgtgccatcaaacttttccacttcgaactttgcattttgcaccgtagttcttgcaaacccggaggtgcttccaaaaggattctcatcttgcccgtctgacatcttttggcaactagacagtacccaagagcaaccagtgctctgataccaattgttgtgctaggatagcaccaaactcgttggaaccaactcaagctaacccacaggaaatttatcaaatgaaaatgcaagaacaaaatataaaagacaccaagattttaacgaggttcctcaatagtcagtgtaactggagtacgtcctcggagcagtaggagctcacccaataatccactatcaaccaaatgggagtttacaaagtgttggcaatctcacaacccaaataacccaatacacccaatagctctcacacaccacagaaaccaatagagaaagaaatataatgaataatttcttctctatacatgtagctcaaagctattacaacaataacTATGATGGATGATTGCTAATAAAAAGAAGAgcacattcttcttcttttcaacAAAGGGTTGTTGCACCCTTTCTAATTTTCTGATGCTCTGCAGCTTGCACTCATTTTCTCTGcagctctcttctctcttctgctCAAAACTGAAATTGagctctccttttcttctctatcTACCGAAACAAAACAATGACTTATTATTTAAACCAAGCCATCACTTTCGGCTAATAAAAAaccacaaaagaagaaaaaacatcatcatgatgcctcctcatcatgatgtctttataattttataaccaaaagttttttcttttcctttttttaatagCCGAAAGTAATTGTTGTTTGGCCATAATTTAACAGGAACCAATGAGCAGCATCTTGTTGCTTAGTTTCAACAATTTGCCCAACCGGTTGAAGCCATGTTTCTTATATTGTGCCCTTTTCCCAGAAGATTATCTcatcaaaagaaaaaggttgatCAGGTTGTGGATAGCTGAAGGGTTTGTTGAACCAATTGATGGGGTCACACCAGAAGAAGTTGCAGAGGGTTATCTTGTGGAACTGATTGTTCGTAGCATTCTACAAGTTGAAAAGCATGAAGCTGTAGGACTAAGAGCATGTAAGATGCATGATCTTGTGCGTGAGCTTGCTTTGTCGATATCAAAGAAGGAAAATTTCGGTGCTACGTGTGTTGGCAGAGAAATAATAGATAAAGCTGAAATCCGCCGATTGTCAATTCAAACAACTGAAAGAGAAATTAATTCTTGCACAGGTATGTCAGAGCTTCGCTCCTTTCTTGTCTTTGGCGCGTTAGAGAAATTGCCTTCTGGATTCAAGTTGTTGAGAGTTCTAGATGTGCAGGATGCTCCAATTGATAGATTTCCAGATGAACTAGTGTACTTGTTCAACTTAAGatatttaaatttgaagaaaactTTGATTGAGGAGCTTCCAGAATCCATCGGACGGCTTCACAATCTTCAAACGTTGAACATTTGTGACAGTAAGATAAAGGCACTTCCAAAAGCAATCTCCA of Malus sylvestris chromosome 6, drMalSylv7.2, whole genome shotgun sequence contains these proteins:
- the LOC126625587 gene encoding disease resistance protein RPM1-like; amino-acid sequence: MYHIYDKKSATPFAKLLHRTIYFPKNLWHQHRIAKKLQKITKKIKAIPERNERYGVSTIEGTTSDSVPRWVKNKAESSLYIMEDELIGIEDKKQRLMGLLMNGEENEMVVSIVGMGGSGKTTLVANTFNNENVKRHFDCYAWITVSQTFVIEDLLKNLIKQFHQGRKEEMTAQLDSMSYKELLEMLSTYLKSKRYLVVLDDVWDIKLWQEIRIPLLNRHHGSRIMLTTRKKDIAFYSFEVESRPIEIEPLGNNEAWELFSKKAFSTYDNKSCPPELESLAWKLVDKCEGLPLAVVTLGGLMSSKRSSSEWRSVYNSLNWHLTNHPMLELLC
- the LOC126625588 gene encoding disease resistance protein RPM1-like; translated protein: MSSILLLSFNNLPNRLKPCFLYCALFPEDYLIKRKRLIRLWIAEGFVEPIDGVTPEEVAEGYLVELIVRSILQVEKHEAVGLRACKMHDLVRELALSISKKENFGATCVGREIIDKAEIRRLSIQTTEREINSCTGMSELRSFLVFGALEKLPSGFKLLRVLDVQDAPIDRFPDELVYLFNLRYLNLKKTLIEELPESIGRLHNLQTLNICDSKIKALPKAISKLVNLRHLIMYCYIGDLAVFRHVSGTKTASDLSKLQKLQVLDSVESEGKIIKVIRNMTQLTSLGITNVKASDEMDLCDSLQKLELLHTLLLVASDEEEFLRVHSIT